A single genomic interval of Cucumis sativus cultivar 9930 chromosome 5, Cucumber_9930_V3, whole genome shotgun sequence harbors:
- the LOC101222521 gene encoding peroxisomal acyl-coenzyme A oxidase 1, whose protein sequence is MEGVDHLAHERNRSQFDVNDMKIVWAGSREAFEVSDRMSRLVANDPAFRKDNRVHLTRKELFKNTLRKAAYAWKKIIELKLSEEEAGRLRFFVDEPAYTDLHWGMFVPFLKGQGTEEQLQKWLPLAYKMQIIGCYAQTELGHGSNVQGLETTATFDPKTDEFVIHSPTLTSSKWWPGGLGKVSTHAVVFARLITNGRDYGVHGFIVQIRSLDDHSVLPGITIGDIGVKFGNGAYNTMDNGVMHFDHIRIPRNQLLMRFSQVTREGKYVQSDVPRQLVYGTMVYVRKTIVIDASNALSRAVCIATRYSAVRRQFGSQDGVETQVINYKTQQSRLFPLLASAYAFRFVGEWLQWLYTDVTQRLAANDFSTLPEAHACTAGLKSITTAATADGIEECRKLCGGHGYLCSSGLPELFAVYVPACTYEGDNVVLLLQVARFLVKTVSQLVSGKKPVGTTAYMGRLQHLMESTCKVQKAEDWLNPSIVLEAFEVRSARMSVECAKRLSQFTNQEEGFHELSPSLVEAAVAHCQLIIVAKFIEKLQGDIPGNGVKDQLQKLCSIYALFTLHKHLGDFLSTSTITPKQASLADDQLRSLYAQVRPNAVALVDAFNYTDHYLGSILGRYDGNVYPNLYDEAWKDPMNDTAVPDGYHEYIKPLLKQQLRNSRL, encoded by the exons ATGGAGGGTGTTGATCATCTTGCCCATGAGAGGAACAGGTCCCAATTCGACGTTAATGACATGAAGATCGTTTGGGCTGGTTCTCGTGAAGCGTTTGAGGTATCTGATCGAATGTCTCGACTGGTTGCTAATGATCCG GCCTTTCGAAAGGACAATAGGGTCCATTTAACAAGGAAGGAATTGTTTAAGAACACTCTTAGGAAAGCAGCTTATGCATGGAAGAAGATTATTGAGCTTAAACTTTCTG AGGAGGAAGCTGGTAGATTAAGGTTCTTTGTGGATGAGCCAGCATATACGGATCTTCACTGG gGAATGTTCGTTCCGTTCCTTAAAGGTCAAGGTACTGAGGAGCAGCTACAGAAGTGGTTGCCATTGGCATATAAGATGCAAATAATTGGTTGCTATGCTCAAACCGAACTTGGTCATGGTTCAAATGTTCAAGGGCTTGAGACAACTGCAACGTTTGATCCAAAGACAGACGAATTTGTCATACACAGTCCTACACTAACCTCAAGCAAA TGGTGGCCTGGTGGTTTGGGTAAGGTTTCAACACATGCAGTTGTATTTGCTCGTCTTATTACCAACGGTCGAGATTATGGAGTGCATG GTTTCATAGTCCAGATAAGGAGTTTGGATGATCACTCAGTTCTACCAGGCATAACCATTGGAGATATTGGTGTGAAATTCGGGAATGGAGCTTACAATACTATGGATAATGGGGTCATGCACTTTGATCACATCCGCATCCCAAGGAACCAACTGTTGATGAg GTTTTCTCAAGTAACAAGGGAAGGGAAATATGTGCAATCAGATGTTCCTCGACAACTAGTTTATGGCACCATGGTATACGTTAGAAAGACAATTGTAATTGATGCTTCAAATGCCTTATCACGTGCAGTCTGTATTGCAACAAGGTACAGTGCTGTTCGTAGACAATTTGGATCACAGGATGGTGTGGAAACTCAG GTGATCAACTATAAAACGCAACAAAGTAGGCTATTCCCTTTGCTGGCTTCTGCCTATGCTTTCAGATTTGTTGGTGAGTGGTTACAATGGCTATACACGGATGTGACTCAGAGACTCGCTGCCAACGATTTCTCAACCTTGCCTGAGGCTCATGCATGCACTGCAGGGTTGAAGTCAATCACAACGGCTGCAACTGCT GATGGGATCGAGGAGTGCAGGAAGTTATGCGGTGGCCATGGCTACCTCTGTAGCAGTGGGCTTCCCGAGTTGTTTGCTGTTTATGTCCCTGCCTGTACATATGAAGGAGACAATGTTGTGCTACTTTTACAG gtTGCACGATTTCTCGTAAAGACCGTATCCCAGTTGGTGTCTGGGAAGAAGCCCGTTGGTACAACAGCTTATATGGGACGACTTCAACATCTGATGGAATCCACTTGCAAAGTTCAGAAAG CTGAGGACTGGTTAAACCCAAGCATCGTTCTCGAGGCTTTTGAAGTACGGTCAGCTAGGATGTCTGTTGAATGTGCCAAAAGACTTAGCCAGTTTACCAACCAAGAAGAAG GTTTTCATGAACTTTCTCCTAGTTTAGTTGAGGCTGCAGTTGCACATTGCCAACTAATTATTGTCGCCAA ATTCATTGAGAAACTTCAAGGAGATATACCTGGAAATGGAGTAAAAGATCAACTGCAGAAACTTTGTAGCATTTATGCTTTGTTTACTCTACACAAACACTTGGGTGATTTTCTTTCCACTTCCACCATCACTCCTAAACAGGCTTCACTTGCTGATGATCAACTTAGATCTCTATATGCCCAG GTTCGACCAAATGCAGTTGCTCTTGTTGATGCGTTTAACTACACCGACCATTACCTCGGCTCAATTCTTGGCCGGTATGATGGAAATGTTTACCCAAACCTCTACGATGAGGCATGGAAGGATCCTATGAACGACACGGCCGTGCCTGATGGCTACCACGAATATATCAAACCATTGCTTAAGCAGCAGCTCAGAAATTCAAGGCTATGA